The following coding sequences are from one Lujinxingia vulgaris window:
- a CDS encoding vitamin B12-dependent ribonucleotide reductase, which produces MTTSIEPSLSETPATKKQSTKKVREFKPTGKGLKFKRFFTRDGVHPYDEVEWEKRTASIGSETGKLVFEQRDVEVPSNWSQMATNVVVSKYFRGRLGTDQRETSIRQLIDRVANTITDWGIKDGYFASPEDAEIFRAELTYLVLHQKMAFNSPVWFNVGVEERPQASACFINSVSDRMESILELAKTEGMLFKWGSGTGSNLSPIRSSREQLRGGGTASGPVSFMKGYDAFAGVIKSGGKTRRAAKMVMLDVDHPDIQEFVTCKADEEKKAWALIEAGYDGGFNVPGGAYDSIFFQNANHSVRVSDAFMKAVEDDAMWQTHAVVDGRVVDEFPARELMKKIADAAWICGDPGMQYDTTINDWHTCPNTDRIYGSNPCSEYMFLNDSACNLASLNLMTYRDEAGEFDVESFKAAVDLTITAQEILVDNAGYPTPAIEKNSHAYRPLGLGYANIGALLMARGLPYDSPEGRAYAGAITALMCGQAYTQSAKIAQTTGPFEGYPINEEPMLGVIGKHRAAVEDIAHEWSAMNDTDLLKAARTSWDEALEAGKEFGFRNSQVTVLAPTGTIGFMMDCDTTGIEPDIALIKYKKLVGGGYFKIVNQTVPEALVRLGYEAKERQAIIDYLMENDTIEGAPGLKDEHLPVFDCAFTPANGTRSIKPMGHVRMMAAAQPFLSGAISKTVNLPHEATVEDIADCYMESWKLGLKAVAIYRDGCKRTQPLSTKLDDSAKASETSSPVAQPEPMAAAQPVWGSTESRRRLPDERPSITHKFSIAGHEGYITVGMYEDGQPGELFIVMSKEGSVVSGLMDSFATSISLGLQYGVPLQVMVDKFSHTRFEPSGITANPKIRFAKSVTDYIFRWLADKFLGDAERDLYLTKNATEAWRPGEPQVSEESTKIVFNGGEDDGEEESASAEGAESDTDEKGEGFASARDGQVLFDATTGKKTSSVYTLQADAPPCSECGSIMVRSGACYKCQNCGSTSGCS; this is translated from the coding sequence ATGACCACGTCGATCGAGCCGAGCCTGAGCGAGACGCCCGCCACCAAGAAGCAGTCCACCAAAAAGGTGCGGGAGTTCAAGCCCACGGGCAAAGGTCTGAAATTTAAGCGATTCTTCACCAGGGACGGTGTCCATCCTTACGATGAGGTCGAGTGGGAGAAACGCACCGCCTCGATCGGCAGTGAGACCGGCAAACTCGTCTTCGAACAACGCGATGTGGAGGTGCCGTCGAATTGGTCGCAGATGGCGACCAATGTGGTCGTCTCCAAGTACTTCCGTGGTCGTCTGGGCACCGATCAGCGCGAGACGAGCATCCGCCAGCTCATTGATCGCGTCGCCAACACCATCACTGACTGGGGCATCAAAGATGGCTACTTCGCCAGCCCGGAAGACGCCGAGATCTTCCGCGCGGAGCTGACCTACCTGGTGCTCCACCAGAAGATGGCGTTCAACAGCCCGGTCTGGTTCAACGTGGGCGTCGAAGAGCGCCCGCAGGCCTCGGCGTGCTTTATCAACTCGGTGAGCGACCGGATGGAGTCGATCCTGGAGTTGGCCAAGACCGAAGGCATGCTCTTCAAATGGGGAAGCGGCACCGGCTCCAACCTCTCTCCGATTCGTTCCAGCCGCGAGCAGCTTCGTGGCGGTGGCACCGCCAGCGGCCCGGTCAGCTTCATGAAGGGCTACGACGCGTTTGCCGGCGTGATCAAGTCCGGCGGCAAGACCCGCCGCGCCGCCAAGATGGTGATGCTCGATGTCGACCACCCCGACATCCAGGAGTTTGTCACCTGCAAGGCCGACGAAGAGAAGAAGGCCTGGGCCCTGATCGAGGCCGGCTACGACGGGGGCTTCAACGTGCCGGGCGGCGCCTACGACTCGATCTTCTTCCAGAACGCCAACCACTCGGTGCGCGTGAGCGACGCCTTTATGAAGGCCGTCGAAGACGACGCGATGTGGCAGACCCACGCGGTGGTCGACGGGCGCGTGGTCGACGAATTCCCCGCCCGCGAGCTGATGAAGAAGATCGCGGATGCGGCCTGGATCTGCGGCGACCCGGGCATGCAGTACGACACCACCATCAACGACTGGCACACCTGCCCGAACACCGACCGCATCTACGGCTCGAACCCCTGCTCGGAGTACATGTTCCTCAATGACTCCGCCTGCAACCTGGCCAGCCTCAACCTGATGACCTACCGCGATGAGGCCGGTGAGTTTGATGTGGAGAGCTTTAAGGCCGCCGTCGACCTGACGATCACCGCTCAGGAGATCCTGGTCGACAACGCCGGCTACCCCACCCCGGCCATCGAGAAGAACAGCCACGCCTACCGCCCGCTGGGCCTGGGCTACGCCAACATCGGCGCGCTGCTGATGGCCCGCGGTCTTCCCTACGACTCGCCAGAGGGCCGTGCCTACGCCGGCGCGATCACCGCGCTGATGTGCGGCCAGGCCTACACCCAGTCGGCCAAAATCGCCCAGACCACCGGGCCTTTTGAGGGCTACCCGATCAACGAAGAGCCGATGCTCGGCGTGATCGGCAAGCACCGCGCCGCCGTCGAAGACATCGCCCACGAGTGGTCGGCGATGAACGACACCGATCTTCTCAAAGCCGCCCGCACCAGCTGGGATGAGGCGCTTGAGGCCGGCAAAGAGTTCGGTTTTCGCAACAGCCAGGTCACCGTGCTCGCACCCACCGGTACCATCGGCTTTATGATGGACTGCGATACCACCGGCATCGAGCCGGACATCGCGCTCATCAAGTACAAAAAGCTCGTCGGCGGCGGTTACTTCAAGATCGTTAACCAGACCGTGCCCGAAGCGCTGGTGCGCCTGGGCTATGAGGCCAAGGAGCGCCAGGCCATCATCGACTACCTCATGGAGAACGACACCATTGAGGGCGCGCCCGGTCTTAAGGACGAGCATCTCCCGGTCTTCGACTGCGCGTTTACGCCGGCCAACGGCACCCGCTCCATTAAGCCGATGGGTCATGTGCGCATGATGGCCGCAGCGCAGCCCTTCCTCTCCGGCGCGATCTCCAAGACGGTGAACCTGCCCCATGAGGCCACCGTCGAAGATATCGCCGACTGCTACATGGAGTCCTGGAAGCTGGGTCTGAAGGCGGTCGCCATCTACCGCGACGGCTGCAAGCGCACCCAGCCTCTCTCCACCAAGCTCGACGATTCGGCGAAGGCGTCCGAGACGAGCTCGCCGGTGGCTCAGCCCGAGCCGATGGCTGCTGCGCAGCCGGTCTGGGGGTCCACGGAGAGCCGCCGCCGTCTTCCCGACGAGCGCCCCTCCATCACCCACAAGTTCTCTATCGCCGGTCACGAAGGCTACATCACCGTCGGCATGTACGAAGACGGTCAGCCCGGTGAGCTCTTCATCGTGATGAGCAAAGAGGGCTCGGTGGTCAGCGGTCTGATGGACAGCTTCGCTACCTCCATCTCCCTGGGTCTGCAGTACGGGGTGCCCTTGCAGGTGATGGTCGACAAGTTCAGCCACACCCGCTTTGAGCCCAGCGGCATCACCGCCAACCCGAAGATCCGCTTCGCGAAGTCGGTTACCGACTACATCTTCCGCTGGCTGGCCGATAAGTTCCTGGGCGACGCCGAGCGCGACCTCTACCTGACCAAGAACGCCACCGAGGCCTGGCGCCCCGGCGAGCCGCAGGTCAGCGAGGAGAGCACGAAGATCGTCTTTAACGGCGGCGAGGATGATGGCGAGGAAGAAAGCGCCAGCGCCGAAGGTGCTGAGAGCGACACGGACGAGAAGGGCGAAGGTTTTGCCTCGGCCCGCGACGGCCAGGTGCTCTTCGACGCGACCACCGGCAAGAAGACCTCCAGCGTGTACACGCTGCAGGCCGACGCGCCGCCTTGCTCCGAATGCGGCAGCATCATGGTCCGCTCCGGCGCCTGCTATAAGTGCCAGAACTGCGGCTCGACCAGCGGCTGCAGCTAA
- a CDS encoding NAD(P)/FAD-dependent oxidoreductase, with protein sequence MRKIVVLGSGFAGYHAARTLEDALLSRSRVKLTLISDQSSFVFSPLLYNVASDELDPGHITTPLDEAFDASTEVLVARVTRIDLERRVLETDRGEVDFDYLILAPGTARDTHAFEGAERALTPDSVRRAVEIRDRLAGLFEFGDQSPWHFAVVGASTDGVEWCAELASAIEDVRARNPELNRPVEISLIEARERVLADHSEEMSAIATRYLQHLGVKLHTGRRVVAMSDIGLTLDDGSAIEAAHVFHLAGRRGHDWVAQAGLPVNELGRLKVEATLQVEGHRRIYAVGDAADIPGTSPRNAQVAMQAGRQAAQNLLADLVGRAHRPFVYEDRGDFVTLGRANAALDLLGRAFEGRAAWLAYRLYFTALMPQAFQKALLLMDWIALRASRPDWDQRPAALESDALKPGASGRSEG encoded by the coding sequence ATGCGTAAGATTGTTGTGCTCGGGAGCGGATTTGCCGGCTATCACGCCGCGCGCACCCTGGAAGATGCGCTGCTCAGCCGCAGCCGCGTAAAACTGACTCTGATCAGCGATCAGAGCTCCTTTGTGTTCAGCCCGCTCCTCTACAACGTGGCCAGCGATGAGCTCGATCCGGGGCATATCACCACCCCGCTCGACGAGGCCTTTGACGCGAGCACCGAGGTGCTGGTGGCGCGGGTCACGCGCATCGACCTGGAGCGCCGCGTGCTGGAGACCGACCGCGGAGAAGTGGACTTCGATTACCTGATCCTGGCGCCGGGCACCGCGCGCGACACCCACGCCTTTGAGGGGGCCGAGCGTGCGCTTACACCCGACTCGGTGCGCCGCGCCGTGGAGATCCGCGACCGGCTGGCCGGGCTCTTTGAGTTTGGCGATCAGAGCCCCTGGCATTTTGCGGTGGTGGGTGCGAGCACCGACGGGGTGGAGTGGTGCGCGGAGCTCGCCAGCGCCATTGAGGATGTGCGAGCGCGCAACCCCGAGCTCAACCGGCCCGTGGAGATATCGCTGATTGAGGCGCGCGAGCGCGTGCTGGCCGATCACTCCGAGGAGATGAGCGCCATCGCCACGCGTTACCTTCAGCACCTGGGTGTGAAGCTGCATACCGGGCGCCGGGTTGTAGCGATGAGCGACATCGGACTTACGCTCGATGATGGCAGCGCCATTGAGGCCGCCCACGTCTTTCATCTGGCAGGCCGCCGCGGCCACGACTGGGTGGCTCAGGCAGGCCTGCCCGTCAACGAGCTGGGGCGCCTCAAGGTCGAAGCCACGCTTCAGGTGGAGGGCCACCGGCGCATTTACGCGGTGGGCGATGCGGCCGATATCCCCGGGACCTCGCCGCGCAACGCCCAGGTGGCGATGCAGGCCGGGCGACAGGCCGCACAGAACCTGCTGGCGGACCTGGTGGGCCGCGCGCACCGACCTTTTGTGTACGAAGATCGCGGCGACTTCGTGACCCTGGGTCGCGCCAACGCCGCGCTCGACTTGCTGGGACGCGCCTTTGAGGGGCGAGCTGCGTGGCTGGCGTACCGACTCTACTTTACGGCGCTGATGCCCCAGGCCTTTCAGAAGGCCCTGCTCTTGATGGACTGGATCGCCCTGCGCGCCTCGCGCCCCGACTGGGATCAACGCCCCGCAGCGCTGGAGAGCGACGCGCTCAAACCCGGGGCCTCGGGGCGCTCTGAGGGGTGA
- a CDS encoding Ig-like domain-containing protein: protein MKFRQLAAGLGAAALTSTLFAAPALASAPMLECPGGGYGASLLSSVTGDLDDGSIAISISEVFPSGMNVLGVLFTDAWVNINGNITFDNRQSAFTPDAIPGLTQPTIAPYFADVDMRSSQGDIYFCSDPANQRVLITWENVGYYNRRTDKLNSFQIVLRNTVGQCEGADTYDVQFRYNRLEWTTGDASGGSGGLGGTPAVGGIDAGDTDNAVSVPGSGTAAMLDLVNLSNTGTPGIFEFQVAEGQLPTCGDGSVDVCEECDGGPGCTPLCTFSVCGDGYLDAATEQCDGDQFVGGTPSCPAGYTGTPLCNNDPNNAQGDGTCTVSAVPGGCVDIDECAQTPGICGAGQCNDIDGSYECACDSGYEFDGTTCVDIDECTENPAICGEGQCSDSEGFYSCACDAGFEFDGTTCVNVDECAEDVVICGPGQCLDNVGAYDCVCDAGFEFDGTTCVNINECVETPDICGEGQCSDTSGSYDCACDAGYTFDGTTCVDVNECVETPGICGEGGTCSNSTGSYVCSCAAGYELVDGACADINECVEDASICGPGTCSNTGGSYACACEAGYAFDGTSCVDIDECVETPGICGPGQCNDADGSYSCSCEEGYAFDGTSCVNVDECTETPGICGPGQCSDADGSYSCSCEEGYAFDGTSCVNVDECTETPGICGPGQCSDADGSYSCSCEEGYAFDGASCVNVDECTETPGVCGPGQCSDADGSYSCSCEEGYEFDGTSCVNVDECTETPGICGPGQCSDADGSYSCACEEGYEFDGESCVNVDECALDTDTCHAQASCADTDGSFSCTCLPGFVGDGELCTAQLTIIEPLDESVTSENAPTLSGVGEPGAEVTISIDGDEVATVTVDSNGDWSVTLDEPLEDGQYEIVADDGRSDDTIIVVIDTVAPVLTVDSPEQDVRYIESPERVEGQAEPGDVIEIIINDEIVGTTVADESGAYSFEFDAPLDEGVYELRVTATDEAGNMSEEVVDFSVDSTDGVQIDAPAEGDRVRTSTPTLSGSAEPGATVTILVDGEEVGETVADDLGQWSYQLEEALEDGEFSLGASVESPSGVREDRVEVTIDTSTTAVIIDAPVDGALTNEASPEISGSAAPGATIAIIIDGDEVAEVEADANGQWSYTPDGALDEGQHVIEVVAEDAGIRTEAEVAIEVDLSAPELTVDSPTEGQVLYEDERTISGSAEPGAVIEVELDGEVIDTVVVGEDGQWSVSLPEDVEPGEHTIEVSARDEAGNVTTEERGINVAEALKMYGGGGLALGSSCATVPGQGQGDVPLWLLAAAGVMVLRRRRR from the coding sequence ATGAAGTTCCGACAACTCGCCGCAGGCCTCGGCGCCGCGGCGCTGACAAGTACGCTATTCGCCGCGCCGGCTCTGGCCAGCGCCCCCATGTTGGAGTGCCCCGGTGGTGGGTACGGGGCCAGTCTGCTGTCCTCTGTGACGGGCGACCTGGATGATGGATCGATTGCAATCTCCATCTCCGAGGTCTTTCCCTCGGGCATGAATGTACTCGGGGTGCTTTTCACCGACGCCTGGGTCAACATCAACGGGAACATCACCTTTGATAATCGGCAGTCGGCCTTCACACCGGACGCAATCCCCGGGCTGACCCAGCCCACCATCGCGCCCTATTTCGCCGATGTTGATATGCGCTCGAGCCAGGGGGATATCTACTTCTGCAGTGATCCCGCCAACCAACGTGTGCTGATCACCTGGGAGAACGTCGGTTATTACAACCGCAGGACTGACAAACTGAACAGCTTCCAGATCGTGCTGCGCAACACCGTGGGCCAGTGCGAGGGAGCGGATACCTACGACGTGCAGTTTCGCTACAACCGCCTGGAGTGGACGACCGGTGATGCCAGCGGTGGCAGTGGCGGTCTGGGCGGCACCCCGGCGGTCGGTGGCATTGATGCCGGCGACACCGACAACGCGGTGTCTGTGCCCGGAAGTGGCACCGCGGCGATGCTCGACCTGGTGAACCTGAGCAACACCGGGACCCCTGGCATCTTTGAGTTTCAGGTGGCCGAGGGCCAACTTCCCACCTGCGGCGACGGCTCTGTCGACGTCTGCGAGGAGTGCGACGGCGGTCCGGGTTGCACGCCGCTTTGCACCTTCAGCGTCTGCGGCGACGGCTACCTGGATGCGGCCACCGAGCAATGCGATGGCGATCAGTTTGTGGGAGGCACCCCGAGCTGCCCGGCGGGCTACACCGGCACGCCGCTGTGCAACAACGATCCGAACAACGCCCAGGGCGACGGCACCTGCACGGTGAGCGCGGTCCCGGGCGGTTGCGTCGACATCGACGAATGTGCGCAGACGCCAGGGATCTGCGGCGCGGGTCAGTGCAATGACATCGACGGCTCCTATGAGTGCGCCTGTGACTCGGGTTACGAGTTTGACGGCACCACCTGCGTCGATATCGACGAGTGCACCGAGAACCCGGCGATCTGCGGCGAGGGCCAGTGCAGCGACTCCGAAGGCTTCTACAGTTGCGCCTGCGATGCGGGCTTTGAGTTCGACGGCACGACCTGCGTCAACGTCGATGAATGCGCCGAAGACGTTGTGATTTGTGGTCCCGGGCAGTGTCTCGACAACGTGGGCGCCTACGACTGTGTTTGCGATGCGGGCTTTGAGTTTGACGGCACCACCTGCGTCAACATCAACGAGTGCGTCGAGACGCCGGACATCTGCGGTGAAGGTCAGTGCAGCGATACCAGTGGAAGTTATGACTGCGCCTGCGACGCCGGCTACACCTTCGACGGCACGACCTGCGTCGATGTGAACGAATGCGTCGAGACGCCTGGCATCTGTGGCGAGGGCGGTACGTGCTCGAACTCCACCGGCAGCTATGTTTGCTCCTGCGCGGCGGGCTATGAGCTTGTCGACGGCGCCTGCGCCGATATCAATGAGTGCGTCGAAGACGCCTCGATCTGCGGGCCGGGCACCTGCTCCAACACCGGCGGCAGCTACGCCTGCGCCTGTGAGGCGGGCTACGCGTTCGACGGAACCAGCTGCGTCGATATCGACGAATGCGTCGAGACGCCTGGCATCTGTGGGCCGGGTCAGTGCAACGACGCCGACGGCTCGTACAGCTGCAGCTGCGAGGAAGGCTACGCGTTTGACGGAACCAGCTGCGTCAATGTGGACGAATGCACCGAGACGCCCGGCATCTGCGGGCCGGGCCAGTGCAGCGACGCCGATGGCTCGTACAGCTGCAGCTGCGAGGAAGGCTACGCGTTCGACGGAACCAGCTGCGTCAATGTGGACGAGTGCACCGAGACGCCCGGCATCTGCGGGCCGGGCCAGTGCAGCGACGCCGACGGCTCGTACAGCTGCAGCTGCGAGGAAGGCTATGCGTTTGACGGAGCCAGCTGCGTCAATGTGGACGAATGCACCGAGACGCCTGGCGTTTGTGGTCCGGGTCAGTGCAGCGACGCCGATGGCTCGTACAGCTGCAGCTGCGAGGAAGGCTACGAGTTCGACGGAACCAGCTGCGTCAATGTGGACGAATGTACCGAGACGCCTGGTATCTGTGGTCCGGGTCAGTGCAGCGACGCCGACGGCTCGTACAGCTGTGCCTGCGAGGAAGGCTACGAGTTCGATGGCGAGAGCTGCGTCAACGTCGACGAATGCGCGCTCGACACCGACACCTGCCACGCTCAGGCCAGCTGCGCCGACACCGATGGCAGCTTCAGCTGCACCTGCCTGCCGGGCTTTGTGGGCGACGGTGAGCTTTGCACCGCGCAGCTCACGATCATCGAGCCGCTGGATGAGAGTGTCACGTCTGAGAACGCCCCCACGCTCAGCGGCGTGGGTGAGCCGGGCGCTGAGGTTACCATCTCGATCGACGGCGACGAGGTCGCCACGGTGACCGTCGACAGCAACGGCGACTGGAGCGTTACGCTGGACGAGCCGCTTGAAGATGGGCAGTACGAAATCGTGGCCGACGACGGTCGCAGCGATGACACCATCATTGTGGTGATCGACACCGTCGCTCCGGTGCTCACCGTCGACTCCCCGGAGCAGGATGTGCGCTACATCGAGTCGCCCGAGCGCGTTGAGGGGCAGGCGGAGCCGGGCGATGTCATCGAGATCATCATCAACGATGAGATCGTGGGCACGACGGTCGCCGACGAGAGCGGCGCGTACAGCTTCGAGTTCGATGCGCCTCTGGATGAAGGTGTTTACGAGCTGCGTGTGACCGCCACCGACGAGGCCGGCAATATGAGTGAAGAGGTTGTCGACTTCTCGGTCGACAGCACCGACGGCGTGCAGATCGACGCGCCGGCCGAAGGCGACCGGGTGCGCACCTCCACCCCCACGCTCAGCGGCAGCGCCGAGCCGGGCGCGACTGTCACCATCCTGGTCGATGGCGAAGAGGTCGGTGAGACCGTCGCCGACGATCTGGGGCAGTGGAGCTATCAGCTTGAGGAGGCGCTTGAAGATGGCGAGTTTAGCCTCGGCGCATCGGTCGAATCGCCCTCGGGTGTGCGTGAGGACCGGGTGGAGGTGACCATCGACACCTCCACCACCGCCGTGATCATTGACGCGCCGGTTGACGGGGCGTTGACCAACGAGGCCAGCCCCGAGATCTCGGGTAGCGCGGCGCCCGGCGCTACGATCGCCATCATCATCGATGGTGATGAGGTGGCCGAGGTGGAGGCCGACGCCAACGGTCAGTGGAGCTACACCCCGGACGGTGCGCTGGATGAAGGGCAACATGTCATCGAAGTCGTCGCCGAGGATGCGGGCATCCGCACCGAAGCGGAGGTCGCCATTGAGGTTGACCTCAGCGCCCCCGAGCTCACCGTCGACTCGCCGACCGAGGGTCAGGTCCTCTATGAGGATGAGCGCACGATCAGCGGCAGCGCCGAGCCGGGCGCGGTCATTGAGGTCGAACTCGACGGCGAGGTCATCGACACGGTGGTCGTCGGCGAGGATGGCCAGTGGTCGGTGAGCTTGCCGGAGGATGTTGAGCCCGGCGAGCACACCATCGAGGTCAGCGCACGAGATGAGGCAGGCAACGTCACCACCGAGGAGCGCGGCATCAACGTCGCCGAGGCGCTGAAGATGTACGGCGGTGGCGGGCTTGCCCTGGGCAGCTCCTGCGCGACGGTCCCCGGCCAGGGCCAGGGCGATGTGCCTCTCTGGTTGCTCGCTGCAGCCGGCGTGATGGTCTTGCGCCGTCGGCGCCGCTGA
- a CDS encoding OmpA family protein — protein sequence MVRSRNEVRGLWGAALALLLLMPQAASAQGFELQQFNPMPNPSGNLFSTSSADVGEHLDWSAVAIFNYSNDPLVLRNRDGERIDSVVSDHATTHLLVSLALLDRFELGLDLPFVVWQRGSGVPGGEQAPGEGGFGVGDIRVVPKVQIFSTRESAEDNGVALAALADVYIPTGNEERLQGGDFRVGPRLAFDAIVGGPRIAANVGYLYRPGTSYENLTIDDTLGWNLGVEVPIVEGLRATAEAYGKITPLADAIVAEDSPTEIVGGAKYQIGNLLMLAGGGVGLVSGYGTPDWRAFAGVGWAPALSSPAPEPEPTPEPEPQPEPEPEPEPECRAASVEADCADVPAPSCEDGQITTYVAACEEGACAYRSSTSTCGEGTVCGSDEAGQAACVAQAECEVDGDCATIPAPTCEDNMLTTYAGVCVEGSCDYVASETACEEGFECGLSRGTPACVQETELVTIDEETQRIEISEIVYFATGSAQIEERSYELLNQVAQVLENNPQVEMVRIEGHTDNVGRASSNLRLSQDRATSVREYLIGRGIDAERLRAEGIGQERPIADNSTDTGRARNRRVEFHIEQRD from the coding sequence ATGGTGCGTAGTCGTAATGAAGTTCGTGGACTCTGGGGGGCGGCGCTTGCGCTCTTGCTTTTGATGCCGCAGGCCGCCTCGGCGCAGGGCTTTGAGTTGCAGCAGTTCAACCCGATGCCCAACCCCTCGGGCAACCTGTTCAGTACCTCGTCGGCGGATGTTGGCGAGCACTTGGACTGGTCGGCGGTGGCCATCTTTAACTACAGCAACGATCCGCTGGTGTTGCGTAACCGCGATGGTGAGCGCATCGACAGCGTGGTCTCCGACCACGCCACGACCCATCTTCTGGTGTCGCTGGCGCTGCTGGATCGTTTTGAGCTGGGTCTGGATCTTCCCTTTGTGGTCTGGCAGCGGGGCAGCGGAGTTCCCGGCGGGGAGCAGGCTCCGGGCGAGGGTGGTTTCGGAGTGGGGGATATCCGGGTGGTGCCCAAGGTGCAGATCTTCTCCACTCGTGAGAGTGCCGAGGATAACGGCGTGGCGTTGGCCGCGCTGGCCGACGTGTACATTCCCACCGGAAATGAAGAGCGCCTGCAAGGTGGCGACTTCCGCGTGGGGCCGCGTCTGGCGTTTGACGCCATTGTGGGCGGTCCGCGCATTGCGGCCAACGTGGGTTATCTCTACCGCCCGGGCACGTCTTACGAGAACCTGACAATCGACGACACCCTGGGTTGGAACCTGGGTGTGGAGGTGCCGATTGTCGAGGGGCTGCGCGCCACGGCTGAAGCGTACGGAAAGATCACGCCGCTGGCCGACGCCATCGTCGCCGAGGACTCGCCCACCGAGATCGTGGGCGGGGCGAAGTACCAGATCGGCAACCTCTTGATGCTCGCCGGCGGTGGCGTGGGCCTTGTCAGTGGCTACGGCACGCCGGACTGGCGCGCCTTTGCCGGGGTGGGCTGGGCGCCCGCGCTGAGCAGCCCGGCCCCCGAACCCGAGCCGACGCCGGAGCCCGAACCCCAGCCGGAGCCCGAACCCGAGCCCGAGCCTGAATGTCGCGCAGCGAGCGTGGAGGCAGATTGCGCCGATGTTCCCGCGCCCAGCTGCGAAGATGGTCAGATCACCACCTACGTGGCGGCCTGCGAAGAGGGCGCCTGCGCCTACCGCAGCTCTACGAGCACCTGTGGTGAGGGCACCGTCTGCGGCAGCGATGAGGCCGGTCAGGCCGCCTGCGTCGCTCAGGCCGAATGTGAGGTCGATGGCGACTGCGCCACCATCCCCGCGCCCACCTGCGAAGACAACATGCTGACGACCTACGCCGGCGTCTGTGTCGAAGGCAGCTGCGACTACGTCGCCAGTGAGACGGCCTGTGAAGAGGGCTTTGAGTGTGGCCTCAGCCGTGGCACCCCGGCCTGTGTGCAGGAGACCGAGCTCGTGACCATCGATGAAGAGACGCAGCGCATTGAGATCAGCGAGATCGTCTACTTCGCCACCGGCTCGGCCCAGATCGAAGAGCGCTCCTATGAGCTGCTCAATCAGGTCGCCCAGGTGCTGGAGAACAACCCCCAGGTGGAGATGGTGCGCATCGAAGGCCACACCGACAACGTCGGTCGCGCCAGCAGCAACCTGCGCCTCTCTCAGGACCGTGCCACGTCGGTCCGCGAGTACCTGATTGGCCGCGGCATCGACGCGGAGCGACTTCGCGCCGAGGGCATCGGACAGGAGCGTCCGATCGCCGATAACAGCACCGACACCGGCCGCGCGCGCAACCGCCGCGTGGAGTTCCACATTGAGCAGCGCGACTGA
- a CDS encoding NAD(P)/FAD-dependent oxidoreductase — MHVVIVGNGVAGTEAALAIRRRLSPQDARITLISEEHPYFFSRTALMYAYMEKMQRRDLEPYEREMYRRQKIERIQNRVVDLDADAHTITLRSGATLSYDRLLLAVGARPRMVPFEGLEKVKDGLVHFVSMQDLDHCERLTWSTEEAVVLGGGLIGVELAESFVHHGLKVSFVVREPYFWPAALAAEEGEIIGEEIRRHGIELIVDQELKTIESDEAGRVSGVGLSDGHHLPAQMLGVAIGVVPNVDWLREVKSSPELGRGIRVDRSFRTSLPDVFAAGDCAEIGADGEVPLLETIWYSAKLQGQRAAGAILGDEVSYTPPIFYNSSKFFGIEYTTVGECVGVPSGTRSLYRRHESRPITQRILFDEAQVRGFSMLGSRWDHTLLQQWVAERRPLSYVREHLHRAQFDVEFGRVDLSKFQEEERTL, encoded by the coding sequence ATGCATGTTGTCATCGTCGGCAACGGCGTCGCCGGCACCGAAGCCGCGCTGGCCATACGCCGGCGCCTCTCCCCGCAGGATGCCCGCATCACGTTGATCAGCGAGGAGCACCCCTACTTCTTCTCGCGCACCGCGCTGATGTACGCCTACATGGAAAAGATGCAGCGCCGCGATCTCGAGCCTTATGAGCGCGAGATGTACCGCCGCCAGAAGATCGAGCGCATCCAGAACCGGGTCGTCGACCTCGACGCCGACGCCCACACCATCACGCTGCGCTCAGGCGCCACGCTCAGCTACGACCGACTCCTGCTGGCCGTGGGCGCTCGCCCCCGCATGGTGCCTTTTGAAGGGCTCGAAAAGGTTAAAGACGGGCTGGTCCATTTTGTCTCCATGCAGGATCTCGACCACTGCGAGCGGCTGACCTGGTCGACCGAAGAGGCCGTCGTCCTGGGCGGGGGACTCATCGGCGTGGAGCTCGCCGAGAGCTTTGTTCACCACGGGCTGAAGGTGAGTTTTGTAGTGCGCGAGCCCTACTTCTGGCCGGCGGCGCTGGCCGCCGAGGAGGGGGAGATTATTGGCGAGGAGATCCGCCGCCACGGCATCGAGCTTATCGTCGACCAGGAGCTCAAAACCATCGAGAGCGATGAGGCCGGGCGGGTGAGCGGGGTGGGGTTGAGCGATGGTCACCACCTGCCGGCGCAGATGCTCGGCGTGGCGATCGGGGTGGTGCCCAACGTCGACTGGCTGCGCGAGGTGAAGTCCTCGCCAGAGCTGGGGCGAGGCATCCGCGTGGATCGCAGCTTCCGCACCTCGCTTCCCGACGTCTTCGCTGCCGGCGACTGCGCCGAGATCGGCGCCGATGGCGAGGTGCCGCTCCTAGAGACCATCTGGTACTCCGCCAAACTTCAGGGCCAGCGCGCCGCCGGCGCCATCCTGGGCGATGAGGTCAGCTACACCCCGCCGATCTTCTACAACAGCTCAAAGTTCTTCGGCATCGAGTACACCACCGTCGGTGAGTGTGTGGGCGTGCCCTCGGGCACCCGCTCGCTCTATCGACGTCATGAAAGCCGCCCCATCACCCAGCGCATCCTCTTTGACGAGGCGCAGGTGCGGGGCTTTAGCATGCTGGGATCGCGCTGGGACCACACGCTCTTGCAGCAGTGGGTCGCCGAGCGCCGCCCCTTAAGCTACGTGCGCGAGCATCTGCATCGCGCCCAGTTCGACGTGGAGTTCGGCCGCGTCGATCTCTCGAAGTTCCAGGAAGAGGAGCGCACGCTGTGA